The following proteins come from a genomic window of Corallococcus sp. NCRR:
- a CDS encoding TOMM system kinase/cyclase fusion protein: MDPALLEAFQGRYELLSELGEGGFGRVYKARQVTTGQNVAVKLLRLTDGATPESVERRSARFEREMKLCAQMHHPNIVRLIDSGRAQGGAVYSIFEFVPGKNLAQVLAEEGVLDPVETRHLMLQLLDALACAHAQNVVHRDLKPANIMVVPTGARRNALVLDFGIGSVTDELTRTEPQPRITSTNESLGTPSYAAPEQLRGQAPTPRSDLYAWGLVFLECLTGRRVFEAATVAEVIFQQLSSEPVTIPPAIAAHPLGKLLQRVTAKDPSQRTVSAEVLLRQLEAVDVSNLPRRPAPVRIQPAAPNAETATVELSSRTPNAVSTRSRRWAEGERRQLTVVCCTLSATQTAPGPVDIEELDHVLGAQQEVCIEIARRYNGHIASALGDIVLFYFGYPAAREDDARRAAQAALDMVAEVKRRGRAIEAERGTRVEIRVGLHTGLVVSREQRDPTLSGLGFVVGTTPKLAFRLSTSAPSGAILVTGDTQQLVRKHFPLESAPTSPNELLPPGLETFVLQGADATWSGADDALSLVGRSRELDLVLSRWEQARSGQGQALLISGEPGIGKSRLLRELGDRLGAEPHTWLEARCTQDSSGQAYAPVVDLLTRMLDPNRDLPPEGRLTGLEALLSGYSFELPETLPLFAALLSLPLPPERWAPLDVSPLKHRELTRNALLAFLAAMAERQPVVLALEDLHWADPSTLELLKALVEEVASSRLFAVFSARPELEPPWAASAVTQVQLGALARAEVERLATAAAGGPLSPEALEEIATRTDGIPLFVEELVRTLRESGALVEREGRFALEAGKAGPSVPGTLRDLLVARLDRLGRAKETAQIASVLGRELTHELLRHVSPLTPEALEADLERLVGSGLLHRKRRPKGPVYLFKHALVRDAAYDSMLKRYRQQMHAKTAEALETHFQDQVESRPDLLAQHWAAANLKRKAILYAQKAAFAALVRSAYLEAILFARLGLSWLDAIDDPLERAQLELSLNGVLAPALMSTQGWRSQELRNVAERSLELLFTVGESPYAAPTLWVLSIFYHLGGDQRRVRGLLDRLVALAQRNGDAGQEAVALTILSNIELLEGRLGEAKAKADRCLALFDPVAHRMHRILYGQDTRVGGESVLCRGKWLLGFPDQAKAHGEAAVAWGRELNHGTSVGLSFIYLLLIAQEHGDRTEALQLIAQHTELSHRYGLLEQSAYVGILRAWAVKDLEAMRRGVALREAFGTEMDQPAYYAMLAELELELGHVEAALATVERGWQRAQALGEAYHESKMLHVKGRVLLQRDGNTAPSAESCFRQAAEVAHAQGARMRELQAVTALARVLQASGRQEEARQRLQTVYSTFSEGWGTPPVSEARALLDALGGER, encoded by the coding sequence ATGGATCCTGCGCTGTTGGAGGCCTTCCAGGGCCGGTACGAGCTCCTGTCGGAGTTGGGCGAGGGCGGCTTCGGCCGCGTCTACAAGGCCCGCCAGGTGACCACCGGCCAGAACGTGGCGGTGAAGCTGCTGCGCCTGACGGACGGCGCGACGCCGGAGTCCGTGGAGCGCCGCAGCGCGCGCTTCGAGCGCGAGATGAAGCTGTGCGCGCAGATGCACCACCCGAACATCGTGCGGCTCATCGATTCGGGCCGGGCGCAGGGCGGCGCCGTCTACTCCATCTTCGAGTTCGTGCCGGGGAAGAACCTGGCGCAGGTGCTCGCGGAGGAGGGCGTGCTGGATCCGGTGGAGACGCGCCACCTGATGCTCCAGTTGCTGGACGCGCTGGCGTGCGCGCACGCGCAGAACGTGGTGCACCGCGACCTGAAGCCCGCGAACATCATGGTCGTGCCCACCGGCGCGCGCCGCAACGCGCTGGTGCTGGACTTCGGCATCGGCTCCGTGACGGACGAGCTGACGCGCACGGAGCCGCAGCCGCGCATCACGTCCACCAATGAATCGCTGGGCACGCCGTCGTACGCGGCGCCGGAGCAGCTTCGCGGGCAGGCGCCCACGCCGCGCTCGGACCTGTATGCGTGGGGGCTGGTGTTCCTGGAGTGCCTCACCGGCCGCCGCGTCTTCGAGGCCGCCACCGTCGCGGAGGTCATCTTCCAGCAGCTCTCCTCGGAGCCGGTGACCATCCCGCCGGCCATCGCCGCGCACCCGCTGGGCAAGCTGCTCCAGCGCGTCACCGCGAAGGATCCGTCCCAGCGCACCGTGTCCGCGGAGGTGCTGCTGCGCCAGTTGGAGGCGGTGGACGTGTCCAACCTGCCGCGCCGGCCCGCGCCCGTGCGCATCCAGCCCGCGGCCCCCAACGCGGAGACGGCGACGGTGGAGCTGTCCAGCCGCACGCCCAACGCCGTGTCCACGCGCTCGCGCCGGTGGGCGGAAGGGGAGCGCCGGCAGTTGACGGTGGTGTGCTGCACGCTGTCCGCGACGCAGACGGCGCCGGGGCCGGTGGACATCGAGGAGTTGGACCACGTGCTGGGCGCCCAGCAGGAGGTCTGCATCGAGATCGCCCGGCGCTACAACGGCCACATCGCGAGCGCCCTGGGCGACATCGTCCTCTTCTACTTCGGCTATCCGGCGGCGCGGGAAGACGACGCTCGGCGCGCGGCGCAGGCGGCGCTGGACATGGTGGCGGAGGTGAAGCGGCGCGGCCGGGCCATCGAGGCCGAGCGCGGCACCCGCGTGGAGATCCGCGTGGGCCTGCACACGGGCCTGGTGGTGTCGCGCGAGCAGCGGGATCCCACGCTCTCCGGCCTGGGCTTCGTGGTGGGCACCACGCCGAAGCTGGCCTTCCGGCTGTCCACCTCCGCGCCTTCGGGCGCCATCCTCGTCACGGGCGACACGCAGCAACTGGTGCGCAAGCACTTCCCGTTGGAGAGCGCGCCCACGTCCCCGAACGAGCTGTTGCCGCCAGGACTGGAGACGTTCGTGCTCCAGGGCGCGGACGCGACGTGGAGCGGCGCCGACGACGCGCTCTCGCTGGTGGGCCGCTCGCGCGAGCTGGACCTGGTGCTGTCGCGCTGGGAGCAGGCGCGCTCGGGGCAGGGGCAGGCGCTGCTGATCTCGGGTGAGCCGGGCATCGGCAAGTCGCGCCTCCTGCGCGAGCTGGGAGACCGGCTGGGCGCGGAGCCCCACACGTGGCTGGAGGCCCGCTGCACGCAGGACAGCTCCGGCCAGGCGTATGCCCCCGTGGTGGACCTGCTCACGCGGATGCTGGACCCGAACCGCGACCTGCCGCCGGAGGGCCGGCTGACGGGCCTGGAGGCGCTGTTGTCCGGCTACAGCTTCGAGCTGCCGGAGACGCTGCCCCTGTTCGCGGCGCTGCTGTCCCTGCCGCTGCCGCCGGAGCGCTGGGCGCCGCTGGACGTGTCGCCCCTGAAGCACCGGGAGCTCACGCGCAACGCGCTGCTCGCGTTCCTCGCCGCGATGGCGGAGCGCCAGCCCGTGGTGCTGGCGCTGGAGGACCTGCACTGGGCGGACCCGTCCACGCTGGAGCTGCTCAAGGCGCTGGTGGAGGAGGTGGCCTCGTCGCGCCTCTTCGCCGTGTTCAGCGCGCGGCCGGAGCTGGAGCCGCCCTGGGCCGCTTCGGCGGTGACGCAGGTGCAGTTGGGCGCGCTGGCCCGCGCGGAGGTGGAGCGGCTGGCCACCGCCGCCGCCGGAGGCCCGCTGTCGCCGGAGGCGCTGGAGGAGATCGCCACGCGCACGGACGGCATCCCGCTGTTCGTGGAGGAGCTGGTGCGCACGCTGCGCGAGTCCGGCGCGCTGGTGGAGCGCGAGGGCCGCTTCGCGCTGGAGGCCGGCAAGGCGGGCCCCTCGGTGCCGGGCACGCTGCGGGACCTGCTCGTCGCCCGCCTGGACCGGCTGGGCCGCGCCAAGGAGACCGCGCAGATCGCCTCCGTGCTGGGCCGGGAGCTGACGCATGAGCTGCTGCGCCACGTGAGCCCGCTGACGCCGGAGGCGCTGGAGGCGGACCTGGAGCGGCTGGTGGGTTCGGGGCTGCTGCACCGCAAGCGCCGGCCGAAGGGGCCCGTGTACCTCTTCAAGCACGCGCTGGTGCGGGACGCGGCCTACGACTCCATGCTCAAGCGGTACCGCCAGCAGATGCACGCGAAGACGGCGGAGGCGCTGGAGACGCACTTCCAGGACCAGGTGGAGTCGCGGCCGGACCTGCTCGCGCAACACTGGGCCGCCGCGAACCTCAAGCGCAAGGCCATCCTCTACGCGCAGAAGGCCGCGTTCGCCGCGCTGGTGCGCTCCGCCTACCTGGAGGCCATCCTCTTCGCCCGGCTGGGCCTGTCGTGGCTGGACGCCATCGACGACCCGCTGGAGCGCGCGCAGCTGGAGCTGAGCCTCAACGGCGTGCTCGCGCCGGCGCTGATGTCCACGCAGGGCTGGCGCTCACAGGAGCTGCGCAACGTCGCCGAGCGCTCGCTGGAGCTGCTCTTCACGGTGGGGGAGAGCCCGTACGCGGCCCCGACGCTGTGGGTCCTCTCCATCTTCTACCACCTGGGGGGTGATCAGCGCCGGGTGCGCGGATTGTTGGATCGGCTGGTGGCGCTGGCGCAGCGCAACGGCGACGCGGGCCAGGAGGCGGTGGCGCTCACCATCCTCTCCAACATCGAGCTTCTGGAAGGCCGCCTGGGCGAGGCGAAGGCGAAGGCGGACCGGTGCCTGGCGCTCTTCGACCCGGTCGCCCACCGGATGCACCGCATCCTCTACGGACAGGACACGCGCGTGGGCGGCGAGTCCGTGCTGTGCCGGGGGAAGTGGCTCTTGGGCTTCCCGGACCAGGCGAAGGCGCACGGCGAGGCCGCGGTGGCGTGGGGCCGCGAGCTCAACCACGGCACCAGCGTCGGCCTGTCGTTCATCTACCTGCTGCTCATCGCCCAGGAGCACGGCGACCGGACGGAGGCGCTCCAGCTCATCGCCCAGCACACGGAGCTGTCCCACCGCTACGGCCTGCTGGAGCAGTCCGCCTACGTGGGCATCCTGCGCGCCTGGGCCGTGAAGGACCTGGAGGCGATGCGCCGCGGCGTCGCGCTGCGCGAGGCGTTCGGCACGGAGATGGACCAGCCGGCGTACTACGCCATGCTCGCGGAGCTGGAGCTGGAGCTGGGCCACGTGGAGGCGGCGCTCGCCACCGTGGAGCGCGGCTGGCAGCGCGCCCAGGCCCTGGGCGAGGCGTACCACGAGTCCAAGATGCTTCACGTCAAGGGCCGGGTGCTGCTGCAGCGGGATGGAAACACTGCACCCTCCGCGGAGTCGTGCTTCCGCCAGGCGGCGGAGGTGGCACACGCACAGGGGGCTCGGATGCGGGAGCTGCAGGCCGTCACCGCCCTGGCGCGGGTGCTCCAGGCATCCGGAAGACAGGAAGAAGCCCGGCAACGCCTGCAAACGGTCTACAGTACCTTCTCCGAAGGATGGGGGACACCGCCCGTCTCGGAGGCCCGCGCCCTGTTGGATGCGCTGGGAGGAGAACGCTGA
- a CDS encoding FHA domain-containing protein yields the protein MLVYNPGQPDELSYPLGDAPITIGRADDQGICIPHRSLSRQHARIESTDGRFFVTDLQSKNGTFVNGVQIRRKELRPGDTLTLGELVFLLTHEAPPAALAGPPGSGPASGAPDEPRPQLTRALTRVPLKTLVQAVSGSEKSAVAASGTATRVRERMRILQEVAKLLSVTDDLEALPGRVLDLAFQILHVERGAILLMDEATGKLEPRVTKTAEGTAVRGPIYSQNIVDFVLRRSVAALFSDAVNDPRLGAAESVIFSSIRASMCVPLKPRDEVLGVLYVDNVSTPKSFSEDDLEFLVAFAGQAALALENARLYRRIEQETVQRMQLIMDAKLASLAALVGGMAHELRNPLNFISNFAGLSVGLTEDLAGVLEPQRERLTADSVRDVDEALACLRTNVQKINEHGRRADALIQGMLQHARRSPGPREPVELNALVAESVALGLGGMRGEPLSVRLEAEYDPAVGRLELSRADVGRVIINVVDNALYAMRQRRQTQGATYVPVLKVHTLVRQEHVEVRLRDNGPGISAESAGRIFDPFFTTKPPGQGTGLGLSLSHDIIVQGHQGTFRMETAPGEFTEFVITLPRRGGRSSMERGSGTR from the coding sequence ATGCTCGTCTACAATCCAGGACAGCCGGATGAGCTGTCCTACCCATTGGGGGACGCGCCCATCACCATTGGCCGCGCGGACGACCAGGGCATCTGCATCCCCCACCGCAGCCTGTCCCGCCAGCACGCCCGCATCGAGTCCACCGACGGGCGCTTCTTCGTCACCGACCTGCAGAGCAAGAACGGCACGTTCGTCAACGGCGTGCAGATCCGCCGCAAGGAGCTGCGCCCCGGCGACACGCTGACCCTGGGCGAGCTCGTCTTCCTGCTCACCCACGAGGCGCCGCCGGCCGCGCTCGCGGGCCCACCCGGCTCCGGCCCGGCCTCCGGCGCCCCCGACGAACCCCGCCCCCAGCTCACGCGCGCGCTCACCCGCGTGCCGCTGAAGACGCTGGTGCAGGCGGTGTCCGGCTCGGAGAAGTCCGCGGTGGCGGCCTCCGGCACGGCCACGCGCGTCCGCGAGCGGATGCGCATCCTCCAGGAGGTGGCGAAGCTCCTGTCCGTCACGGACGACCTGGAGGCCCTGCCCGGCAGGGTGCTGGACCTGGCGTTTCAGATCCTCCACGTGGAGCGGGGCGCCATCCTGCTCATGGACGAGGCCACCGGGAAGCTGGAGCCCCGCGTGACGAAGACGGCCGAGGGCACGGCCGTGCGCGGGCCCATCTACAGCCAGAACATCGTGGACTTCGTGCTGCGCCGGAGCGTGGCGGCGCTCTTCTCCGACGCGGTGAATGATCCGCGCCTGGGCGCCGCGGAGTCCGTCATCTTCAGCTCCATCCGCGCCTCCATGTGCGTGCCGCTCAAGCCCCGCGACGAGGTGCTGGGCGTGCTCTACGTGGACAACGTCTCCACGCCCAAGAGCTTCTCCGAGGACGACCTGGAGTTCCTCGTCGCGTTCGCGGGGCAGGCGGCGCTCGCGCTGGAGAACGCGCGGCTCTACCGCCGCATCGAGCAGGAGACGGTGCAGCGCATGCAGCTCATCATGGACGCGAAGCTGGCCTCGCTCGCGGCGCTGGTGGGCGGCATGGCGCACGAGCTGCGCAACCCCCTCAACTTCATCAGCAACTTCGCCGGCCTCTCCGTGGGCCTCACGGAGGACCTGGCCGGCGTGCTGGAGCCGCAGCGCGAACGGCTGACGGCGGACTCCGTGCGCGACGTGGATGAGGCGCTCGCGTGCCTGCGCACCAACGTCCAGAAGATCAACGAGCATGGCCGCCGCGCGGACGCGCTCATCCAGGGCATGCTCCAGCACGCGCGCCGCTCACCCGGCCCGCGCGAACCGGTGGAGCTCAACGCGCTGGTCGCGGAGAGCGTCGCGCTGGGATTGGGCGGCATGCGGGGCGAGCCCCTGAGCGTCCGCCTGGAAGCCGAGTACGACCCGGCCGTGGGGCGGCTGGAGCTGAGCCGGGCGGACGTGGGCCGCGTCATCATCAACGTCGTGGACAACGCGCTCTACGCCATGCGTCAGAGACGCCAGACGCAGGGCGCCACGTACGTGCCGGTGCTCAAGGTTCACACCCTCGTGCGTCAGGAGCACGTGGAGGTCCGGCTGCGCGACAATGGGCCGGGCATCTCCGCGGAGAGCGCGGGAAGAATCTTCGACCCCTTCTTCACGACGAAGCCGCCGGGGCAGGGGACGGGGCTGGGGTTGTCACTCAGCCATGACATCATCGTGCAGGGCCACCAGGGCACGTTCCGCATGGAAACGGCGCCGGGTGAGTTCACGGAGTTCGTCATCACCCTGCCCAGGCGGGGGGGACGGTCATCAATGGAGCGAGGCTCGGGGACGCGATGA
- the cysC gene encoding adenylyl-sulfate kinase has protein sequence MQQRPGFILWFTGMSGAGKSTLSAAVARQLSPVQRVELLDGDEVRTYLSRGLGFSRADREENVRRIGYVARVLAKHEVGVITAAISPYKSSRDEVRALATQAGIPFLECYVQASLDALIARDVKGLYKKALAGEIPHFTGVSDPYEPPESPEITVRSDAETVEAGLERILDTLRDRGLLAPAASAA, from the coding sequence ATGCAACAGCGTCCGGGCTTCATCCTCTGGTTCACTGGCATGTCCGGCGCGGGCAAGAGCACGCTGTCCGCCGCGGTGGCGCGGCAGCTGTCGCCCGTGCAGCGCGTGGAGCTGCTGGACGGGGACGAGGTGCGCACGTACCTCTCCCGCGGCCTGGGCTTCAGCCGCGCGGACCGCGAGGAGAACGTCCGGCGCATCGGCTACGTGGCGCGCGTGCTGGCGAAGCACGAGGTGGGCGTCATCACCGCCGCCATCTCCCCGTACAAGAGCTCCCGGGACGAGGTGCGCGCCCTGGCCACCCAGGCCGGCATCCCGTTCCTGGAGTGCTACGTCCAGGCCAGCCTGGACGCGCTCATCGCCCGGGACGTGAAGGGGCTCTACAAGAAGGCCCTGGCCGGGGAGATTCCCCACTTCACCGGCGTGTCGGACCCGTACGAGCCGCCCGAGTCCCCGGAAATCACCGTCCGCTCCGACGCGGAGACGGTGGAGGCGGGGCTGGAGCGCATCCTCGACACGCTGCGCGACCGGGGGCTCCTGGCTCCGGCCGCCAGCGCCGCCTGA
- a CDS encoding sulfate adenylyltransferase subunit 1, producing MELLRFATAGSVDDGKSTLIGRLLYDTKSILEDQLAAVERTSHARGDEYVNLALLLDGLKAEREQGITIDVAYRYFSTAKRKFIIADTPGHLQYTRNMVTGASTADLALILVDARKGVLEQTRRHAFIASLLRVPHLVLCVNKMDLVDYDQGVFDRIREEFRQFSMKLDVSDLSFIPISALGGDNVVTRSEKMAWYQGPTLLHHLENVHIASDRDLIHLRFPVQGVIRPASAKKFHDYRAYSGQLLGGVMRPGDEVMVMPSGFTTRIKSLELAGKPLKEAFPPMSVNVSLEEELDISRGDMLCRPGNPPTASQDIDAMVCWLSDSTQLSSGSRLAIKHTTRMARAMVKQLHYRLDVNTLHRDEQSPGLKLNEVGRVTLRTTVPLFFDEYRRNRSTGSFILVDEGTNATVGAGMINGPAVDR from the coding sequence GTGGAACTGCTGAGATTCGCGACCGCGGGCTCCGTGGATGACGGCAAGAGCACCCTCATCGGGCGGCTGTTGTACGACACGAAGTCCATCCTCGAGGACCAGCTCGCCGCGGTGGAGCGCACGAGCCACGCCCGGGGCGACGAGTACGTCAACCTGGCGCTGCTCCTGGACGGCCTGAAGGCCGAGCGCGAGCAGGGCATCACCATCGACGTGGCGTACCGCTACTTCTCCACGGCGAAGCGCAAGTTCATCATCGCGGACACGCCCGGACACCTGCAGTACACGCGCAACATGGTGACGGGCGCGTCCACGGCGGACCTGGCGCTCATCCTGGTGGACGCGCGCAAGGGCGTGCTGGAGCAGACGCGCCGCCACGCGTTCATCGCGTCGCTGTTGCGCGTGCCGCACCTGGTGCTGTGCGTGAACAAGATGGACCTGGTGGACTACGACCAGGGCGTCTTCGACCGCATCCGGGAGGAGTTCCGCCAGTTCTCCATGAAGCTGGACGTGTCCGACCTGTCGTTCATCCCCATCTCCGCGCTGGGCGGGGACAACGTGGTGACGCGCTCGGAGAAGATGGCCTGGTACCAGGGCCCCACGCTCCTGCACCACCTGGAGAACGTGCACATCGCGTCCGACCGGGACCTCATCCACCTGCGCTTCCCCGTGCAGGGCGTCATCCGGCCCGCGTCCGCGAAGAAGTTCCACGACTACCGCGCGTACTCCGGGCAGCTCTTGGGCGGCGTGATGCGCCCGGGCGACGAGGTGATGGTGATGCCGTCCGGCTTCACCACGCGCATCAAGTCGCTGGAGCTCGCGGGCAAGCCGCTGAAGGAAGCGTTCCCGCCCATGTCGGTGAACGTGTCGCTGGAGGAGGAGCTGGACATCAGCCGAGGCGACATGCTGTGCCGCCCGGGCAACCCGCCCACCGCGAGCCAGGACATCGACGCGATGGTGTGCTGGCTGTCGGACTCGACGCAGCTGAGCAGCGGCTCGCGGCTGGCCATCAAGCACACCACCCGCATGGCGCGCGCCATGGTGAAGCAGCTGCACTACCGGCTGGACGTCAACACCCTGCACCGCGACGAGCAGAGCCCCGGTTTGAAGCTCAACGAGGTGGGCCGGGTGACGCTGCGCACGACGGTGCCGCTCTTCTTCGACGAGTACCGGCGCAACCGCAGCACCGGCAGCTTCATCCTCGTGGACGAAGGCACCAACGCCACCGTGGGCGCGGGGATGATCAACGGCCCCGCCGTGGACAGGTAA
- the cysD gene encoding sulfate adenylyltransferase subunit CysD — MSYELSHLEALEAESIFIIREVAAELDRPVLLFSGGKDSAVMLHLAVKAFWPAPLPFPLMHVDTGHNFPEVIQYRDERVAELGARLIVASVQEAIDAGKVTEEKGPRASRNRLQTQPLLEAIEKNGFNAVFGGARRDEEKARAKERVYSFRDEFGQWDPKNQRPELWALYNGRHRRGEHLRVFPLSNWTELDIWQYIGRENVALPSIYYTHRREVFRRDGMLMAWSPFMSMMPGETVTTETVRFRTVGDMTCTACVPSTASTVEQVIAEVTASRVTERGASRADDKFSETAMEDRKREGYF, encoded by the coding sequence GTGAGCTACGAGCTTTCACATCTTGAGGCGCTGGAAGCCGAGTCCATCTTCATCATCAGGGAAGTCGCGGCGGAGCTGGACCGGCCGGTGCTGCTCTTCTCCGGTGGCAAGGACTCCGCGGTGATGTTGCACCTGGCGGTGAAGGCCTTCTGGCCCGCGCCGCTGCCGTTTCCGCTGATGCACGTGGACACGGGGCACAACTTCCCGGAAGTCATCCAGTATCGCGATGAACGGGTGGCGGAATTGGGGGCGCGGCTCATCGTCGCGTCCGTGCAGGAGGCCATCGACGCCGGGAAGGTCACGGAGGAGAAGGGCCCCCGCGCGTCCCGCAACCGGCTGCAGACGCAGCCCCTGCTGGAGGCCATCGAGAAGAACGGCTTCAACGCCGTCTTCGGCGGCGCCCGGCGCGACGAGGAGAAGGCCCGCGCGAAGGAGCGCGTGTATTCCTTCCGCGACGAGTTCGGCCAGTGGGACCCGAAGAACCAGCGGCCGGAGCTGTGGGCGCTCTACAACGGGCGTCACCGGCGCGGTGAGCACCTGCGCGTGTTCCCCCTGTCCAACTGGACCGAGCTGGACATCTGGCAGTACATCGGCCGGGAGAACGTGGCGCTGCCGTCCATCTACTACACGCACCGGCGCGAGGTGTTTCGCCGGGACGGCATGCTGATGGCCTGGTCGCCCTTCATGTCCATGATGCCCGGCGAGACGGTGACGACGGAGACGGTGCGCTTTCGCACGGTGGGCGACATGACGTGCACCGCGTGCGTGCCGTCCACGGCGTCCACCGTGGAGCAGGTCATCGCGGAGGTGACGGCCTCCCGCGTGACGGAGCGTGGCGCCAGCCGCGCGGACGACAAGTTCTCTGAGACGGCGATGGAAGACCGCAAGCGCGAGGGATACTTCTAG
- a CDS encoding thioesterase II family protein: MASASPPVLDRWFPSRKPLPEPRLRLFCLPFAGGSAAIYQPWNMALPTGVELCAVQLPGRERRLMEPAMKSLPELMDVLMPALTPLMDRPFALFGYSMGARIGLEVARTLKRQGGPKPLGFIAAAAPPPSHNDREPIHTLDDPGFIAKLREYDGTPEEVLQHKELLELILPTLRADFALAWSENGKDTAPLDIPLSVYAGKGDKHVGLDVMEHWREESTADVRLRHFEGGHFFIRTHGPPVLAAVREDLTRWMTAAQG, translated from the coding sequence ATGGCAAGCGCATCCCCTCCCGTCCTCGACCGTTGGTTCCCGTCCCGCAAGCCGCTTCCGGAGCCGCGCCTGCGCCTGTTCTGCCTGCCGTTCGCCGGTGGGAGCGCGGCCATCTACCAGCCCTGGAACATGGCGCTGCCCACGGGCGTGGAGCTGTGCGCGGTGCAGCTGCCCGGGCGCGAGCGGCGCCTGATGGAGCCGGCGATGAAGTCCCTGCCGGAGCTGATGGACGTGCTGATGCCGGCGCTGACGCCGTTGATGGACCGGCCCTTCGCGCTGTTCGGCTACAGCATGGGGGCGCGCATCGGCCTGGAGGTGGCCCGGACGCTGAAGCGCCAGGGTGGCCCGAAGCCGCTGGGCTTCATCGCCGCGGCGGCGCCCCCGCCGTCGCACAACGACCGGGAGCCCATCCACACGCTGGATGATCCCGGCTTCATCGCGAAGCTGCGCGAGTACGACGGCACGCCGGAGGAGGTCCTCCAGCACAAGGAACTCCTGGAGCTCATCCTCCCCACGCTGCGCGCGGACTTCGCGCTGGCCTGGTCGGAGAACGGCAAGGACACCGCCCCGCTGGACATCCCGCTGTCCGTGTACGCGGGCAAGGGCGACAAGCACGTGGGCCTGGACGTGATGGAGCACTGGCGCGAGGAGTCCACCGCCGACGTGCGCCTGCGCCACTTCGAGGGCGGCCACTTCTTCATCCGCACGCACGGACCGCCGGTGCTGGCGGCCGTGCGCGAGGACCTGACGCGCTGGATGACGGCCGCGCAGGGTTAG
- a CDS encoding 4'-phosphopantetheinyl transferase family protein has product MTVSSSSTPLDLRPDEVHVWIVEPERIDDPRLLEAYKALLDPGERERQRRFHFERHQRQYLVSHALVRLTLSRYAPVAPEAWRFIPNEYGRPAIAGPEGQWLRFNLSHTDGMALVAVGRDVDLGADIEDAERPGETVEIADHYFAKTEVQALRSLPQERQRERFFEYWTLKEAYIKARGAGLSLPLDQFGFDLVPGQMPRIAFDPRMNDLPDVWQFMQHKPSTRHQAAVAFRRPRSGALTVRWQHTVPLAGDMAPVIKTA; this is encoded by the coding sequence ATGACGGTCTCCTCCTCCTCCACGCCCCTCGACCTGCGCCCCGACGAGGTCCACGTGTGGATCGTCGAACCCGAGCGCATCGACGATCCGCGCCTCCTGGAGGCCTACAAGGCCCTGTTGGACCCGGGCGAGCGCGAGCGGCAGCGGCGCTTCCATTTCGAGCGCCACCAGCGGCAGTACCTGGTGTCCCACGCGCTGGTGCGGCTGACCCTGTCGCGCTACGCGCCCGTGGCGCCGGAGGCCTGGCGCTTCATCCCCAACGAGTACGGCCGCCCCGCCATCGCCGGCCCCGAGGGCCAGTGGCTGCGCTTCAACCTGAGCCATACGGACGGCATGGCCCTGGTCGCGGTGGGCCGGGACGTGGACCTGGGCGCGGACATCGAGGACGCGGAGCGGCCGGGCGAGACGGTGGAGATCGCCGACCACTACTTCGCGAAGACGGAGGTGCAGGCCCTGCGCTCGCTGCCCCAGGAGCGCCAGCGTGAGCGCTTCTTCGAGTACTGGACCCTGAAGGAGGCCTACATCAAGGCGCGCGGCGCGGGCCTGTCCCTGCCGTTGGATCAGTTCGGCTTCGACCTGGTGCCGGGACAGATGCCTCGCATCGCCTTCGACCCGCGGATGAACGACCTGCCGGACGTGTGGCAGTTCATGCAGCACAAGCCGTCCACCCGGCACCAGGCGGCGGTGGCCTTCCGCAGGCCCCGGAGCGGAGCGCTCACGGTGCGCTGGCAGCACACCGTGCCGCTCGCCGGGGACATGGCCCCGGTCATCAAGACGGCCTAA